In Curtobacterium sp. MCPF17_002, one genomic interval encodes:
- a CDS encoding helix-turn-helix domain-containing protein → MTTVTPSPADTELRRTHVGEFVRRGTDPEEALSFYQEVYDGRDLAFAPGPMPFGFRYRATGDGRVSLRTSSVSAQRSGVLAPDRQYILAWSVEGGIVLDDDREDAVVLRPGVPVMYPAGRPFHASAPPGTQHLVHFDADFLEAVAVVGTDAPPTPLAFPVQVPPERLGPLVSVLREIAPTMLDPLVVDGDRAVLDLRLAEAAVEAFRPVDEAAARNTPITTVERAKAFMYAHFDRSLAATDIAAAAEVSVRTLQEAFQRYECSTPTAWLRDLRLEKARLGLQLADVRETSVAAVAQSCGFRHMGRFSGAYYRRYGEYPGDTLRGQRRLIAVAARTVEPERAETVLT, encoded by the coding sequence GTGACCACTGTCACGCCCAGCCCCGCCGACACCGAACTCCGCCGGACGCACGTCGGCGAGTTCGTCCGGCGCGGGACCGACCCGGAGGAGGCGCTGTCCTTCTACCAGGAGGTCTACGACGGCCGCGACCTCGCCTTCGCGCCGGGCCCGATGCCGTTCGGCTTCCGGTACCGCGCGACCGGCGACGGCCGTGTGAGCCTCCGCACGTCGTCGGTGTCCGCGCAGCGCTCCGGCGTGCTCGCGCCCGACCGCCAGTACATCCTGGCGTGGTCGGTCGAGGGGGGCATCGTCCTCGACGACGACCGCGAGGACGCGGTGGTCCTCCGGCCCGGCGTCCCGGTGATGTACCCGGCCGGTCGCCCGTTCCACGCATCGGCCCCGCCGGGGACCCAGCACCTCGTGCACTTCGACGCGGACTTCCTCGAGGCCGTCGCCGTCGTCGGCACCGATGCGCCGCCGACGCCCCTGGCCTTCCCGGTCCAGGTACCGCCGGAGCGCCTCGGGCCCCTCGTGTCGGTCCTCCGCGAGATCGCACCGACGATGCTCGATCCCCTCGTGGTCGACGGGGACCGCGCCGTGCTCGACCTCCGGCTCGCCGAGGCGGCGGTGGAGGCATTCCGTCCCGTCGACGAGGCTGCCGCCCGGAACACCCCGATCACCACGGTCGAGCGGGCGAAGGCCTTCATGTACGCGCACTTCGACCGTTCGCTCGCCGCGACGGACATCGCCGCCGCCGCGGAGGTCAGCGTGCGCACCCTGCAGGAGGCCTTCCAGCGCTACGAGTGCAGCACCCCGACGGCGTGGCTCCGTGACCTCCGCCTCGAGAAGGCCCGGCTCGGCCTGCAGCTCGCCGACGTCCGGGAGACGTCGGTCGCAGCGGTCGCGCAGTCCTGCGGGTTCCGGCACATGGGGCGGTTCTCGGGTGCGTACTACCGCCGGTACGGCGAGTACCCGGGGGACACGCTGCGCGGGCAGCGCCGGCTCATCGCCGTCGCCGCGCGCACGGTCGAGCCCGAGCGGGCCGAGACGGTCCTGACCTGA
- a CDS encoding alpha/beta fold hydrolase, whose product MQSERHPAGAGASASASASPGAGPGARVEVAVRGHGAPVLVVHGTPGGIDGAEIMARFLPSDGFRVVTVSRPGYLGTPLDPDRSSLDDEADRFAAVLDDLGIDRAAVLAWSGGGPAAYRFAVRHPDRIRSLVVAAGLSGPWVPPHPGPLEWIVTHTVAGAALARAAARLAPAAVVRFAEAGVSSLRGAALREHVRGVLADPLRRAFVLDLATTGNTSGRHRPGWDNDVRNLGAALDLGLRDVRTPTLLVHGAADTDVDPSHSARAAAEVPGAELVTLPGGTHFALWAHRDAAAVQERVRAHLRSGQA is encoded by the coding sequence ATGCAGTCCGAGAGGCACCCGGCCGGTGCCGGTGCGAGCGCCAGTGCCAGTGCCAGTCCCGGTGCCGGTCCCGGTGCCCGGGTCGAGGTCGCCGTCCGCGGGCACGGTGCACCCGTCCTCGTCGTGCACGGCACTCCCGGCGGGATCGACGGTGCCGAGATCATGGCGCGGTTCCTGCCCTCCGACGGATTCCGGGTCGTCACGGTGTCCCGTCCGGGCTACCTCGGCACGCCGCTCGACCCCGACCGGTCCTCGCTCGACGACGAGGCGGACCGGTTCGCCGCCGTGCTCGACGACCTCGGGATCGACCGGGCCGCCGTGCTCGCGTGGTCGGGCGGTGGTCCCGCCGCGTACCGCTTCGCGGTCCGCCACCCCGACCGCATCCGGTCGCTCGTCGTCGCAGCCGGCCTCTCCGGACCCTGGGTCCCGCCGCACCCCGGCCCGCTCGAGTGGATCGTGACGCACACCGTCGCCGGGGCCGCCCTCGCCCGCGCGGCGGCACGGCTGGCCCCGGCCGCGGTCGTCCGCTTCGCCGAGGCCGGGGTGAGCTCCCTCCGCGGTGCGGCACTCCGCGAGCACGTGCGGGGCGTCCTCGCCGACCCGCTGCGACGTGCGTTCGTGCTCGACCTCGCGACGACCGGCAACACGTCCGGGCGGCACCGTCCCGGGTGGGACAACGACGTGCGGAACCTCGGCGCGGCGCTCGACCTCGGCCTCCGCGACGTCCGCACCCCGACCCTGCTCGTGCACGGCGCCGCCGACACCGACGTCGACCCGTCGCACAGTGCACGGGCCGCGGCGGAGGTCCCCGGTGCCGAACTCGTCACGCTGCCCGGCGGGACCCACTTCGCACTGTGGGCGCACCGCGACGCCGCGGCCGTGCAGGAGCGTGTCCGAGCGCACCTGCGGTCCGGCCAGGCCTGA
- a CDS encoding PLP-dependent aminotransferase family protein, giving the protein MVRLVDQISGGPVDQSSETEGHVHATGKTAGVVARVRAMVQDGTLAAGEALPSTRALAAELGVARGTVVAAYEQLDGEGWIRTRHGAVARVAEGVPGVPVTGDRAGTVGGPARDGAVDPHAHAHSPAHPHSPAHAHSPALLYCRPGIPAVTAIAQRDWRAAWRAAADAPLQNTLSDPLGMPELRARIAAQAGLSRGFAPDVARVVVTAGAAEALSLVVEGLRTHLGRTPRIVVEDPGYRSGRRAMTSAGAELVGVRVDDDGLDLDALRAVGPVDAVVVTPTHQYPLGSVMPVAQRLRLLEWAARSGSLVVEDDYDSEFRHRGTPVPALAALDTGGVVLHLGTFSKTLDPRLRVAFLALPPGAAPDAVATARRARGPVVAESVQVALAHLLRTGALRRHLGRVRRDYTHRREQIAARLDGVAGLEARALNGGLHAVVTWSAPVTARAVVTRMVAAGVLVSALDEYEVAPGSAPDGVVLGYGALTTPQLDRALDALLGALGVGVGSAS; this is encoded by the coding sequence GTGCAGGACGGCACGCTCGCGGCCGGGGAAGCACTGCCCTCCACCCGGGCGCTGGCCGCCGAGCTCGGGGTCGCCCGCGGCACGGTCGTCGCGGCGTACGAGCAGCTCGACGGCGAGGGGTGGATCCGGACGCGGCACGGGGCGGTGGCGCGCGTGGCCGAGGGGGTGCCAGGCGTGCCCGTGACGGGCGACCGGGCGGGCACCGTGGGCGGCCCGGCGCGGGACGGGGCGGTGGACCCCCACGCGCACGCGCACTCCCCCGCGCACCCGCACTCCCCCGCGCACGCGCACTCCCCCGCCCTGCTCTACTGCCGACCGGGCATCCCCGCCGTGACCGCGATCGCCCAGCGGGACTGGCGGGCCGCCTGGCGCGCGGCAGCCGACGCCCCGCTGCAGAACACCCTGTCCGACCCCCTCGGGATGCCGGAGCTCCGCGCCCGGATCGCCGCGCAGGCCGGACTGAGCCGTGGCTTCGCGCCCGACGTCGCGCGCGTCGTCGTAACGGCCGGGGCCGCCGAGGCGCTGTCCCTCGTCGTCGAGGGGCTCCGCACGCACCTCGGGCGGACGCCGCGGATCGTCGTCGAGGACCCCGGCTACCGGTCCGGCCGACGGGCGATGACGAGCGCCGGCGCCGAGCTCGTCGGGGTCCGGGTGGACGACGACGGCCTCGACCTCGACGCACTGCGGGCGGTCGGCCCGGTGGACGCCGTCGTCGTCACCCCCACGCACCAGTACCCGCTCGGCTCGGTGATGCCGGTGGCCCAGCGCCTCCGGCTGCTCGAGTGGGCCGCGCGGTCCGGCAGTCTGGTGGTCGAGGACGACTACGACTCGGAGTTCCGGCACCGCGGGACCCCGGTGCCGGCCCTCGCGGCGCTCGACACGGGCGGTGTCGTCCTGCACCTCGGCACCTTCTCGAAGACGCTCGACCCGCGGCTCCGGGTGGCGTTCCTGGCCCTGCCGCCCGGCGCCGCGCCGGACGCCGTCGCGACCGCCAGGAGGGCACGCGGCCCGGTCGTCGCGGAGTCCGTCCAGGTCGCCCTCGCGCACCTGCTGCGGACGGGCGCGCTCCGTCGTCACCTCGGCCGGGTCCGGCGCGACTACACGCACCGCCGTGAGCAGATCGCGGCACGTCTCGACGGGGTCGCGGGCCTGGAGGCACGTGCCCTGAACGGCGGTCTGCACGCGGTGGTGACGTGGTCGGCTCCGGTGACCGCGCGGGCCGTGGTCACGCGGATGGTCGCGGCCGGGGTCCTCGTCAGTGCGCTCGACGAGTACGAGGTCGCGCCGGGGAGCGCGCCGGACGGCGTCGTCCTCGGGTACGGCGCGCTGACGACCCCGCAGCTCGACCGGGCGCTCGACGCGCTGCTCGGGGCGCTCGGGGTCGGGGTGGGTTCGGCGAGCTGA
- a CDS encoding SDR family NAD(P)-dependent oxidoreductase: MTARLTGRTALVTGAGSGIGRAIADRFVDEGARVVYADRDTAAAVAAAAASAAGEHAVSLTMDIADEASVEAGYAALAARGATPDVVVANAGVQLFGHDAKVADVSLETWSRTLAVNLTGTFLTVKHAVRAMLPAGGGSIIATGSPTGLNGEGADFAAYSSTKGGIHALVRATAMAYARDGIRVNTVVPGYTETSLVSSISGDPASRAAIVSRIPLGRPGTPDDVTGIMVYLASDESAYATGAEFRVDGGMTTL; the protein is encoded by the coding sequence ATGACCGCACGACTGACCGGCAGGACCGCACTGGTGACGGGAGCCGGGTCCGGCATCGGCCGCGCGATCGCCGACCGCTTCGTCGACGAGGGGGCACGTGTGGTCTACGCCGACCGCGACACCGCCGCCGCCGTTGCAGCAGCGGCAGCGTCAGCGGCAGGCGAGCACGCCGTCTCGTTGACGATGGACATCGCCGACGAGGCCAGCGTCGAAGCCGGGTACGCCGCCCTCGCCGCCCGGGGAGCGACGCCGGACGTGGTCGTCGCCAACGCCGGCGTGCAGCTGTTCGGCCACGACGCGAAGGTCGCCGACGTCTCGCTCGAGACCTGGAGCCGGACGCTCGCGGTCAACCTCACCGGCACCTTCCTCACGGTGAAGCACGCGGTGCGGGCGATGCTCCCGGCCGGCGGAGGATCGATCATCGCGACCGGTTCCCCGACGGGCCTCAACGGGGAGGGGGCCGACTTCGCCGCGTACTCGTCCACGAAGGGCGGCATCCACGCCCTCGTCCGCGCGACCGCGATGGCGTACGCACGCGACGGCATCCGGGTGAACACCGTCGTGCCGGGCTACACCGAGACGTCGCTCGTGTCGTCGATCTCGGGCGACCCGGCGTCACGCGCGGCGATCGTGTCCCGGATCCCGCTCGGCCGCCCCGGCACCCCGGACGACGTCACCGGGATCATGGTCTACCTGGCGAGCGACGAGTCGGCGTACGCCACCGGCGCCGAGTTCCGCGTCGACGGCGGCATGACGACCCTGTAG